In Desulfosediminicola ganghwensis, a single window of DNA contains:
- a CDS encoding aminoglycoside phosphotransferase family protein, protein MKRVEIERANKVLNSVLYARSIDSRTCTLITAGTLNLVYRLGEDHILKLYILGEVMDRRDIEMSGFNLASSHGAAVPLVLAAGCESSVPWLLTSLVGGKDLRHSAYLKGVASKQLVYELGRELKKIHKGLNTLRKPSKLSAETAEALSDRLLALVNETLFEIPRETALARTLREARTIIENSDMEGLDYGILHGDYQDKNIVTSSTTVRAVLDFENIRPGLRHQELVLENIACYIGFSSSQTECLQSAILDGYGLPEEYRSDFFKAKGLYQAINLIESLLSHKNYWTKLAFCTTSVNEALDRLSYIFKNINKNSIT, encoded by the coding sequence ATGAAAAGAGTTGAAATTGAAAGAGCAAATAAAGTGCTAAATAGCGTTTTGTATGCTCGCTCTATTGACTCTCGCACTTGTACGCTAATTACAGCTGGCACCTTAAATTTGGTGTATAGGCTTGGCGAAGACCACATTCTGAAGCTCTACATCCTGGGAGAGGTTATGGACAGGCGAGACATTGAAATGTCTGGCTTTAATTTGGCATCTTCGCATGGCGCAGCTGTCCCCCTTGTTTTAGCTGCTGGCTGTGAATCTAGTGTGCCTTGGCTTTTGACTTCACTGGTTGGTGGTAAAGACTTACGACATTCAGCTTACTTGAAGGGCGTTGCGTCAAAGCAACTCGTCTATGAACTTGGGAGAGAGTTGAAGAAGATACACAAAGGTTTAAATACCTTACGAAAACCAAGCAAATTGTCAGCGGAAACAGCTGAGGCCCTAAGTGATAGATTATTGGCACTAGTTAATGAAACTCTCTTTGAAATACCTCGAGAAACAGCTCTGGCCAGGACATTGCGTGAGGCTAGGACCATAATCGAGAACTCTGACATGGAAGGGTTGGATTATGGAATATTACACGGAGATTACCAAGATAAGAACATTGTCACGTCATCAACAACAGTAAGAGCAGTCTTAGATTTCGAAAACATTAGGCCAGGATTAAGACACCAAGAGTTAGTTTTAGAGAACATCGCCTGTTACATTGGTTTTTCTTCAAGCCAAACGGAGTGTCTACAATCAGCTATCCTTGATGGGTACGGTCTACCCGAAGAGTATAGAAGTGATTTTTTTAAAGCCAAAGGACTGTACCAGGCTATAAACCTCATCGAATCCTTACTGTCGCACAAGAATTATTGGACTAAATTAGCTTTTTGCACAACTTCAGTAAACGAAGCCCTCGATAGACTCAGTTATATTTTCAAAAATATAAATAAAAATTCGATCACCTAA
- a CDS encoding pyridoxal phosphate-dependent decarboxylase family protein has protein sequence MNQNRPPSPNYPELSSLFLNENSDEIDSLVEQMQRIHRTIQPTIDADRATLKGGRPQYEGENLLQEQISSKEAVIERTASYFGGAVRWHSPRVMLNVTPPPLLTVVAAQALSSLYNPNLAWDIASGNAAQAELDVIRTLATLAGWDVERAGGAFVFGGKGTNLYGIRAGVRKAAPEAQDNGVPSDLVVLSTTKGHPCHIVDTELSGIGRKRCIRVPVGPCGYLEPETLDIELERVHKAGQRVATIILTGGSTIDLDVDPIGQLVEVRDDFVKRHELNYKPHIHIDAVVGWPWLFFASYDWEINPMALTEEVAERLKRISSQIATIDAADSFGADFHKTGFCPYASSIFMIKDRVDFGMKSEPIPSNEYSAYTYTIENSRPGQAAIGGAVALYELGTVGFRSILAKITETALYMRKRLASVNRFVVHNSDTPGFASVFTTDLGSNELNEQATRAILSRCCEENHYLIDILPAMSTGTVAVKTSALKTYICTPNITTEDVDEFIEYICKVHDVVTGIGIGPVKLKVHHPLAENTNESF, from the coding sequence TTGAATCAAAACAGACCACCTTCGCCAAATTATCCAGAACTTTCCTCTTTGTTTCTGAATGAAAATTCAGACGAAATCGATTCTCTTGTTGAGCAAATGCAAAGGATTCATCGGACTATACAACCGACAATAGATGCGGATAGAGCCACACTAAAAGGGGGACGACCACAATACGAAGGGGAAAACCTTTTACAAGAGCAGATTTCGAGCAAAGAAGCGGTGATTGAACGGACCGCATCTTATTTTGGAGGTGCTGTTAGGTGGCATTCCCCTAGAGTTATGCTTAATGTAACCCCTCCGCCACTACTAACTGTAGTCGCGGCACAGGCGTTAAGTTCACTGTACAATCCCAACTTAGCATGGGACATTGCTTCTGGGAATGCTGCTCAAGCTGAACTTGATGTCATTAGGACTCTTGCAACCCTTGCTGGTTGGGATGTAGAAAGAGCTGGTGGTGCATTCGTATTCGGCGGCAAGGGAACTAACCTCTATGGCATTCGTGCAGGTGTTCGCAAAGCAGCACCCGAAGCCCAAGATAACGGAGTGCCGTCGGATCTTGTAGTACTCTCGACAACCAAGGGACATCCATGCCACATTGTTGACACAGAGCTCTCAGGTATAGGCCGCAAACGCTGCATTCGTGTTCCTGTTGGTCCTTGTGGTTATCTGGAACCCGAGACTCTTGATATTGAGCTTGAACGGGTGCACAAAGCAGGACAACGCGTAGCTACAATAATTCTAACGGGCGGTAGCACAATTGATCTCGATGTGGATCCTATTGGGCAATTGGTCGAAGTACGCGATGACTTTGTTAAACGCCACGAACTCAATTATAAACCGCATATCCATATCGACGCAGTTGTTGGATGGCCCTGGTTATTTTTCGCCTCTTACGATTGGGAAATCAACCCTATGGCGCTAACTGAGGAGGTAGCTGAACGGCTCAAACGGATCTCTTCTCAAATCGCAACCATCGACGCAGCTGATTCTTTCGGAGCTGATTTTCACAAAACCGGTTTCTGTCCCTATGCATCCTCAATTTTTATGATTAAAGATAGAGTTGATTTTGGAATGAAATCTGAGCCCATTCCTTCCAACGAATATTCAGCTTACACATACACTATCGAAAACAGTCGACCGGGTCAAGCAGCTATTGGCGGAGCGGTTGCTCTATATGAACTGGGCACTGTAGGATTTCGCTCTATTTTAGCCAAGATCACTGAAACCGCACTTTACATGCGCAAAAGACTAGCATCGGTCAACCGCTTCGTCGTTCACAATTCAGACACTCCTGGTTTTGCTTCGGTCTTTACAACTGATTTAGGCTCTAATGAATTGAACGAGCAAGCGACCCGCGCTATTTTAAGCCGCTGTTGCGAAGAAAATCACTATCTGATTGACATTCTACCAGCAATGTCCACTGGAACTGTCGCCGTAAAGACATCAGCACTAAAAACCTATATATGTACCCCAAATATAACTACTGAGGATGTTGACGAGTTCATTGAATACATCTGTAAGGTGCACGATGTGGTAACTGGTATTGGCATAGGACCTGTAAAGTTAAAGGTGCATCATCCACTTGCAGAAAATACAAATGAATCTTTTTAA
- a CDS encoding AAA family ATPase: MAKDFEDLKKWVLSLDVQDVFDLSKNQGLSGKSKNIAYNSAKRLQSGNVPSYKQIKALHRICAGLHSKSLAERNSHDGDLAAHAHTEAPDIDIKHLCLRMAWHDNRWNGTICKEAAKNDYCVGEYSLLSDRIRRRRDLEIETQPGCAGCKADTSELGQYQPPCFWSINAFGPEPLTFKHDNPVAADFPFIDESLPPYSVISWPFKLSFVKNEEEKKKYAGNYYPKKIFENRIRLFQRNVRPAESVVFTYCNYSNPVSGEEMKYLVTGCALLVEQGEPQYFDISAETLANKAAQLKQPNFPSMNWALRYTLDVEDTGVRIPYHEYLDLLAREGGVGEELLNEIAVTIDEPELRDGFTYVAKHIDDDQAIYLLTKIRRSLLKVKEHEVIDTSQIHAQLGRIEELIAHTWDKRGYQPGLKNLLLAIPGVRENYEIRVSELVESIDRSAEEDVKDLMAAFAGEQSALGDQFGDLLSEVQDFMYEQDLTAKNIARLASLNLTVHQFARISGKEGIRHSLREICENPYLLFENYQPGQELEASLSGEKIDGPIDLLKIDLALLPLVKYQHRVKELHDLRATDHRRLRAVVIEILRNREYSGDCFLDVDEIIEEAESYSLFYKADTPYSVDRHLKEPKEEAEKHFQEKLVMRRVDGRTFYYLKELYDDELFVRQFILDLIERSDHAKSAKALEADIPSAITALGKKIGPRFDAALFQAEREHLYSLVASKSFFVITGLPGAGKSYELLKLIEFFRSQRETHRVLSFTGKAVIRLKNNEEAIASVDAKTIDKFLTEAESTKAQAATSVIHNLIIDEASMVDLPKLAALLRNIEKKHLNRLILVGDPNQLPPIGFGKPFSDIVEMMTEDPEALGDYGVKLEVNCRAEMNDEFIGFSKIFSNESKFAEGYLAQTAHEDHICGGNVELVFWSSRKELRKKLDDKVAELLRKEGFNRAELPRFLGIDSATTKPSDLERFQVLTPYRNGYFGSSGVNLFFQDELRPKAELSEKIGEKVFKLYDKVMHTQNEYRGDELVVSNGSLGSILKGGRVFFLERDMPLKISSLRTSNALELAYAITVHKSQGSGFNHVFIVLPEKAIYSHRELLYTALTRARNQVTLLIQQGGEIPNVPSFLNKIRSRSAVIGRRTSLFSEGGERYAYMPDEGVIVKSRVEYIIYRKLLDAREKHGTFSFNYENTYDVKGQPFDIHPDFEIRFSDERVVYWEHLGLVTSKSYMSDWDKRRKIYENQQDFDKVLTTDELRGISDEKIEEIIEKMVMNDLVSEDDSDRYSKMHFSLR; this comes from the coding sequence ATGGCAAAGGACTTTGAAGACCTAAAAAAATGGGTATTAAGTCTTGATGTGCAGGATGTATTCGATCTCTCAAAAAACCAGGGCCTCTCTGGCAAGAGCAAAAATATCGCCTACAACAGTGCGAAGAGGCTCCAGTCTGGCAATGTACCCTCCTACAAGCAGATAAAAGCGCTACATCGCATCTGTGCTGGCTTGCACAGTAAGTCCCTGGCAGAAAGGAATAGCCATGACGGCGATCTTGCCGCTCATGCACACACCGAAGCACCGGACATCGACATCAAACACCTCTGCCTGCGCATGGCCTGGCATGACAACCGTTGGAACGGGACCATATGCAAAGAAGCCGCCAAGAACGACTACTGTGTTGGTGAATATTCCCTCCTTTCGGATCGAATTCGGCGTCGCCGCGATCTGGAGATTGAAACACAACCTGGTTGCGCTGGCTGTAAGGCAGACACCTCTGAGCTTGGCCAGTACCAGCCGCCATGCTTTTGGTCCATAAACGCCTTTGGTCCAGAGCCACTGACCTTTAAGCACGATAATCCGGTCGCTGCGGATTTCCCTTTTATCGATGAGTCGCTACCACCATATTCTGTAATTTCATGGCCATTTAAGTTGTCCTTCGTTAAGAACGAGGAAGAGAAAAAAAAATACGCTGGTAACTACTATCCAAAGAAAATCTTCGAAAACAGAATCCGTCTGTTTCAACGCAATGTCCGCCCTGCGGAAAGTGTTGTCTTCACGTACTGCAATTATAGCAATCCTGTCTCCGGCGAGGAGATGAAATATCTCGTGACCGGCTGTGCGTTGCTCGTTGAGCAGGGCGAGCCACAGTATTTTGACATCAGTGCGGAGACGCTCGCGAACAAGGCAGCACAACTGAAGCAGCCAAATTTTCCATCGATGAACTGGGCGCTACGGTATACACTTGATGTGGAGGATACAGGGGTTCGCATTCCCTACCATGAGTATCTGGATTTACTCGCAAGAGAAGGAGGCGTTGGAGAGGAGCTTCTGAATGAGATCGCGGTAACGATTGACGAGCCGGAGCTACGCGATGGCTTTACCTATGTTGCAAAGCATATTGATGATGATCAGGCTATCTACCTTTTGACCAAGATCCGGCGCAGCCTCCTCAAGGTTAAAGAGCATGAAGTTATAGATACCTCACAAATACATGCACAGCTCGGCAGAATCGAAGAGCTAATCGCTCACACTTGGGATAAACGAGGTTATCAACCGGGGCTTAAGAACCTGTTGCTAGCAATACCCGGCGTACGAGAAAACTACGAAATAAGGGTATCCGAGCTTGTCGAGAGCATTGACCGCTCAGCCGAGGAAGACGTGAAAGACCTGATGGCTGCATTTGCCGGAGAGCAGAGCGCTCTTGGCGATCAGTTCGGTGACCTTCTGTCTGAGGTGCAGGATTTCATGTACGAGCAAGATCTCACCGCAAAGAACATTGCGCGCCTGGCCAGTCTAAATTTGACGGTCCATCAGTTTGCTCGAATTAGTGGTAAGGAGGGCATTCGGCATTCACTAAGAGAGATCTGCGAGAACCCCTACCTGCTTTTTGAGAACTACCAACCTGGGCAAGAGCTTGAGGCCTCACTGTCAGGCGAGAAAATCGACGGCCCCATCGATCTGTTAAAGATCGATCTGGCGCTTCTGCCGCTTGTGAAGTATCAGCATCGCGTTAAGGAGCTCCATGATCTAAGGGCAACAGATCACCGGCGTCTGCGAGCCGTGGTGATCGAGATCTTGAGAAATAGGGAATATAGCGGGGATTGCTTCCTTGATGTAGACGAAATCATCGAAGAGGCTGAGTCCTATTCCCTCTTTTACAAGGCAGATACGCCGTACTCTGTGGACCGGCATCTCAAGGAACCGAAGGAGGAGGCAGAAAAGCACTTTCAGGAAAAGCTGGTTATGCGTCGTGTCGATGGCCGCACGTTCTACTACCTGAAGGAATTGTACGACGATGAGTTGTTCGTCCGGCAATTCATCCTCGATCTTATCGAACGATCTGATCACGCTAAGTCCGCCAAGGCACTTGAGGCGGATATTCCATCTGCCATCACGGCACTTGGCAAAAAAATCGGCCCCAGGTTTGATGCCGCACTGTTTCAGGCGGAACGGGAGCATCTTTACAGCCTTGTCGCATCCAAGTCGTTTTTCGTCATCACCGGATTACCTGGCGCGGGAAAGTCTTATGAACTCCTTAAACTCATCGAGTTTTTCCGCTCCCAGCGCGAGACGCATCGTGTCCTGTCGTTCACTGGAAAGGCAGTGATTAGACTAAAGAATAACGAAGAAGCAATTGCGTCAGTTGATGCAAAGACCATCGACAAGTTTCTGACAGAAGCAGAGAGTACCAAGGCGCAAGCGGCTACGAGCGTGATTCATAACCTCATTATTGATGAGGCGTCCATGGTAGACCTTCCGAAGCTTGCGGCACTGCTGCGTAATATCGAAAAAAAACATCTCAATCGGCTGATTTTGGTTGGCGATCCGAACCAGCTCCCTCCTATCGGTTTTGGAAAGCCGTTTTCTGACATTGTCGAAATGATGACTGAGGACCCGGAGGCACTAGGGGATTACGGTGTAAAGCTTGAAGTCAATTGCCGGGCGGAGATGAACGATGAGTTTATCGGGTTCTCGAAAATATTTTCTAATGAAAGCAAGTTCGCAGAAGGCTATCTCGCTCAGACTGCACACGAGGACCATATCTGCGGCGGGAATGTCGAGCTGGTGTTCTGGTCCTCACGAAAAGAGCTGCGAAAAAAGCTTGATGACAAGGTTGCAGAGCTCCTGCGCAAAGAAGGATTTAACCGAGCGGAGCTGCCACGATTCTTGGGCATTGACAGCGCAACGACCAAACCCAGCGACCTAGAGCGTTTTCAAGTACTTACGCCGTACCGGAACGGTTATTTCGGATCATCAGGCGTCAACCTGTTTTTCCAGGATGAGCTTAGACCGAAGGCTGAACTGTCTGAGAAGATAGGAGAAAAAGTCTTCAAGCTTTACGATAAGGTGATGCATACCCAGAACGAGTACAGGGGGGACGAACTGGTCGTGTCTAATGGCTCTTTGGGGTCGATACTCAAAGGCGGCCGTGTGTTCTTTCTTGAGCGTGATATGCCATTGAAGATCAGCTCTCTTCGCACGTCAAATGCACTTGAGCTGGCGTATGCGATCACTGTCCATAAATCCCAAGGCAGCGGATTTAACCATGTCTTCATCGTGTTGCCGGAAAAGGCAATATACTCCCATCGGGAGCTGCTCTACACTGCTTTAACCCGAGCTAGAAACCAGGTCACTTTGCTGATCCAGCAGGGCGGGGAGATACCCAATGTCCCATCCTTTTTGAATAAAATTAGGTCTCGAAGTGCAGTCATCGGCAGAAGGACCAGTCTATTCTCTGAGGGTGGCGAGCGGTACGCTTACATGCCCGATGAGGGCGTTATCGTTAAGAGTCGGGTTGAATACATCATCTATCGCAAACTTCTCGATGCTCGTGAGAAACATGGGACCTTTTCGTTTAACTACGAGAACACCTATGATGTCAAAGGGCAGCCCTTTGATATTCATCCGGATTTCGAGATTCGATTTTCTGACGAGCGCGTCGTCTACTGGGAGCATTTGGGCCTAGTGACTAGCAAGTCATACATGAGCGATTGGGATAAGCGCCGAAAAATCTACGAGAACCAACAGGATTTTGACAAGGTACTGACTACAGATGAACTGCGCGGTATTAGTGACGAGAAAATCGAGGAGATCATTGAAAAGATGGTCATGAACGACCTGGTCTCAGAAGATGACTCCGATCGCTATTCGAAAATGCATTTTTCCCTCAGATAG
- a CDS encoding UbiA family prenyltransferase yields the protein MNMLRDNNWLHLMRLHNGARVYLYQLLFASLILIASQQFGSRNLQLLVAYVLISIAGYIHNNLCDRYSDVSEKNPLTAGHIAPVFAWLWTLCLSMLSVVVIVIVDLTFLPFHIVYSTMWFLYNQSVGGFRFKESILGPAVASFLLVAGYPLLLVIDSGFIPWLTWFSVALYGLSAEIGHTTKDEKQDKLSNIRTYAVRIGSTVAVNHANLLLVLSTALYIISIGISYGLDIVATFLVLALILLKLNNYHKQWRAEFSYIWYCRVAAIHLATAIVIGYIELTGVAMLVYGVFLLSFSKLRTI from the coding sequence ATGAACATGTTAAGGGACAATAACTGGCTACATCTAATGAGGCTGCATAACGGTGCCCGTGTTTACCTTTACCAACTACTATTTGCTTCACTGATCCTTATAGCCAGCCAACAGTTTGGATCAAGAAACCTCCAACTGCTGGTTGCCTACGTTTTGATAAGCATAGCTGGTTATATCCATAATAATCTCTGCGATCGTTATAGTGATGTCTCTGAAAAGAATCCATTGACAGCTGGTCATATTGCTCCTGTATTTGCTTGGCTTTGGACTTTATGTCTGTCTATGCTGTCTGTTGTGGTAATTGTGATTGTGGACCTCACATTCTTGCCTTTTCATATTGTCTATTCTACGATGTGGTTTCTCTATAATCAGTCCGTAGGTGGCTTCAGATTCAAAGAGAGTATATTGGGTCCTGCTGTTGCTTCCTTTCTTTTGGTCGCTGGTTACCCACTGCTCCTTGTCATTGATTCTGGGTTTATACCATGGTTAACTTGGTTCTCAGTGGCATTGTATGGCCTCTCGGCTGAGATTGGACATACAACCAAAGATGAGAAACAGGACAAACTTAGTAACATACGCACATACGCAGTTCGGATAGGATCAACTGTGGCTGTAAATCATGCCAATCTGCTGCTAGTGCTATCCACAGCACTTTATATTATCAGTATCGGGATTTCTTACGGCTTGGATATTGTGGCGACGTTCTTAGTTTTGGCATTGATATTGCTGAAACTAAACAATTATCACAAGCAGTGGCGAGCAGAGTTCAGTTACATCTGGTACTGCAGAGTTGCTGCTATTCATCTTGCTACAGCTATAGTTATTGGTTATATCGAATTAACGGGGGTTGCAATGTTAGTTTACGGCGTTTTCTTGCTATCTTTCAGCAAGTTGAGGACTATTTGA
- a CDS encoding radical SAM/SPASM domain-containing protein: MTTFDLTNKCDLNCIHCIRINDRSRDLDVENWKNILKAFYPQETKIVLAGGEPLLYQGIEELLAMVRSKYPKDQKLFKQLTKGFDTPSALFEAVENNKLVVTTNGTALSDRKISMLEHYGVTAWLSLDGVTPKVFENVRRGASFSKIEKNLGLAINRIPVHINFVIMEQTLEDVIPAIEFVERLGINLIRFTPVREISRAKTNGIKIFHEKFVALLEKALTMQRSTPTNTLVLFNLLQTQKVFLMHQGRYDDISEQFGQHPNMFLEEKKCQQLKDPGRGVVNPKGHYTGCCNASSLPYFDMGNLLKTPLATAIGHQPVLDIFEKTPELCANCDFLSVCKGGCRLMSYERYGNPLVMDPTCPFLDERLQS, translated from the coding sequence TTGACAACTTTTGACCTGACAAACAAATGTGATTTGAATTGTATTCATTGTATACGAATTAATGACCGAAGCAGAGACCTAGATGTAGAAAACTGGAAAAATATCTTGAAAGCGTTCTACCCTCAGGAAACAAAGATAGTTTTGGCAGGGGGGGAACCTTTGCTTTATCAAGGGATTGAAGAGCTCCTTGCTATGGTTCGATCGAAATACCCAAAAGATCAAAAGCTATTCAAGCAACTAACTAAGGGGTTTGATACACCAAGTGCGTTATTCGAGGCAGTAGAAAACAACAAGTTGGTCGTGACTACTAATGGAACTGCTTTGAGTGATCGTAAAATCTCAATGTTGGAGCACTATGGTGTGACCGCCTGGCTATCCCTGGATGGTGTTACCCCTAAAGTGTTTGAAAATGTACGGCGAGGTGCCAGTTTTTCTAAAATAGAAAAAAATCTTGGTTTGGCTATCAATCGCATACCAGTTCATATCAACTTCGTAATCATGGAACAGACCCTCGAAGACGTCATTCCAGCGATAGAATTTGTAGAAAGGTTGGGTATCAATCTAATTCGTTTTACCCCTGTTCGTGAGATCAGCAGGGCCAAGACTAATGGTATCAAGATCTTTCACGAAAAATTCGTCGCATTACTGGAAAAAGCGTTGACAATGCAGCGCTCAACACCAACAAATACCCTGGTATTATTCAATCTTCTTCAAACCCAAAAGGTTTTCCTTATGCACCAAGGACGTTACGATGACATTAGCGAGCAATTTGGTCAACACCCGAATATGTTTCTTGAAGAAAAGAAATGTCAACAGCTAAAAGATCCGGGAAGAGGGGTTGTCAATCCGAAAGGTCATTATACGGGTTGCTGCAACGCATCCTCATTACCCTATTTCGACATGGGTAACCTATTAAAGACTCCCTTAGCAACAGCCATAGGCCACCAACCTGTGTTAGATATTTTCGAGAAAACACCAGAGCTTTGCGCGAACTGCGACTTCTTATCTGTCTGCAAAGGAGGGTGTCGACTTATGTCATACGAGAGGTATGGCAACCCACTTGTGATGGATCCAACCTGCCCTTTTCTCGATGAACGCCTACAATCATGA